A genome region from Arachis duranensis cultivar V14167 chromosome 8, aradu.V14167.gnm2.J7QH, whole genome shotgun sequence includes the following:
- the LOC107462344 gene encoding ervatamin-B, whose product MASFSQSLYVLALFAVLALWNSRVTMSRKLVELEAWSPKRHEQWMVEHGKYYKDVAEKEKRYQIFKENVEFIESFNANNKNLTFKLGVNQFADQTFEEFKASSLNGKKGSLGLMGMEEIKTPFRYENVTDIPETIDWRKRGAVTPIKDQKDCGSCWAFATVATVESIHQISTGKLESLSEQELVDCVRGKSGGCNGGFMEDAFKFIAKKGGIASEAKYPYKHVDRTCNSKKKEPVASIKGYEKVPKNNEKALLKAVANQPVGVDIEAGQKAFQFYSGGVFAGKCGTKTDHDVAVVGYGSTEDGTKYWIVKNSWGKNWGENGYMRMKRDIKSNKGLCGLAMNPLYPVAFA is encoded by the exons ATGGCTTCCTTTAGCCAAAGCCTTTATGTTTTAGCTTTGTTCGCCGTCCTTGCTTTATGGAACTCTCGGGTAACAATGTCTCGCAAGCTTGTTGAGCTGGAGGCATGGTCACCCAAGAGACACGAGCAATGGATGGTAGAACATGGGAAGTATTATAAAGATGTTGCTGAAAAAGAAAAACGTTACCAAATATTCAAAGAAAACGTTGAGTTCATTGAGTCATTCAATGCTAATAATAAGAACTTAACTTTCAAACTTGGTGTTAATCAATTTGCTGACCAAACCTTTGAAGAATTTAAGGCTTCATCACTTAATGGTAAAAAGGGGTCACTTGGTTTAATGGGGATGGAAGAAATAAAAACACCTTTTAGGTATGAAAATGTCACAGACATTCCTGAAACTATAGACTGGAGGAAAAGAGGTGCTGTTACTCCAATCAAGGACCAGAAAGATTGTG GTAGCTGTTGGGCTTTTGCAACCGTGGCTACAGTAGAAAGTATCCACCAAATTAGCACAGGAAAATTAGAATCCCTCTCAGAGCAAGAACTAGTAGATTGTGTTAGAGGAAAATCTGGTGGATGTAATGGTGGTTTCATGGAAGATGCCTTCAAATTCATAGCTAAAAAAGGAGGGATTGCAAGTGAAGCAAAATACCCTTACAAACATGTTGATAGGACTTGCAATTCTAAGAAGAAGGAACCTGTAGCCTCTATCAAGGGCTACGAAAAGGTTCCTAAAAACAATGAAAAGGCGCTCCTCAAAGCCGTCGCGAACCAACCGGTCGGAGTTGACATTGAAGCCGGCCAAAAGGCTTTCCAGTTCTACTCCGGTGGGGTTTTCGCCGGAAAATGTGGAACTAAGACCGACCATGATGTTGCCGTAGTTGGTTACGGTTCAACCGAAGATGGTACTAAGTATTGGATAGTAAAAAATTCATGGGGCAAAAATTGGGGCGAAAATGGTTACATGAGGATGAAGAGAGACATAAAATCTAACAAGGGTTTATGTGGTCTTGCTATGAATCCTCTTTATCCAGTTGCTTTtgcttaa
- the LOC107462458 gene encoding LOW QUALITY PROTEIN: chaperone protein dnaJ C76, chloroplastic (The sequence of the model RefSeq protein was modified relative to this genomic sequence to represent the inferred CDS: substituted 1 base at 1 genomic stop codon) gives MMAQLLSPVYAAEALKIQNPSLNWWSSSRSSWRLLSNKVASSCNFVTPPLCGGGKRRGGGGGRVRVAAEDSVSRSESVADDYYAVLGLLPDATPSQIKKAYYDCMKSCHPDLSGNDPETTNFCMFINEVYAVLSDPVQRKVYDEIHGYSLTSMNPFVDDSSPKDHAFVDEFSCIGCKNCTNVAPDVFAIEEDFGRARVYSQCGNPELVXQAIDSCPVDCIHWTSAAQLSLLEDEMRRIERVNVALMLSGMGGASFDVFRMASSRWEKRQSKVLERAKMRMMKQQRSDRTDSYWENLWGNPKDYESSEEEVKERAKRAAAAARRWREYSRKGVDKPPTFKLPEASSGKDS, from the exons ATGATGGCTCAGTTGCTCTCTCCAGTGTATGCTGCTGAGGCTCTCAAAATCCAGAATCCTTCACTGAATTGGTGGTCAAGTTCTAGAAGCTCATGGCGCTTGCTTTCTAATAAGGTTGCAAGTTCTTGTAACTTTGTAACTCCACCACTTTGTGGCGGTGGCAAGAGaagaggtggtggtggtggcagaGTTAGAGTTGCTGCTGAGGACTCAGTTTCTCGGAGTGAGTCTGTTGCTGATGACTATTATGCAGTTTTGGGCCTG CTTCCAGATGCCACACCATCTCAGATCAAGAAGGCTTACTATGATTGCATGAAATCTTGCCACCCTGACTTGAGTGGCAATGATCCTGAGACTACGAATTTCTGCATGTTCATCAATGAAGTCTATGCA GTGCTCAGCGATCCCGTCCAGCGCAAGGTTTATGATGAAATTCATGGATATTCTTTGACTTCAATGAATCCTTTTGTGGATGATTCTAGCCCCAAGGATCATGCTTTTGTTGATGAATTCAGCTGCATAG GCTGCAAAAATTGTACCAATGTAGCCCCTGATGTGTTTGCAATAGAGGAAGACTTTGGAAGAGCTAGGGTATATAGCCAATGTGGGAACCCTGAATTAGTTTAGCAGGCGATCGACAGTTG CCCTGTAGACTGCATTCATTGGACATCTGCTGCACAACTATCATTACTTGAAGATGAAATGCGTCGAATAGAAAGAGTCAAC GTAGCCCTAATGCTTTCAGGAATGGGAGGAGCATCATTTGATGTTTTCAGAATG GCTAGTTCTCGATGGGAAAAGAGACAATCGAAAGTCTTG GAACGAGCAAAAATGAGAATGATGAAGCAGCAACGTTCTGATAGAACAGACTCATACTGGGAAAATCTTTGGGGAAACCCGAAAGACTATGAAAGTTCAG AAGAGGAAGTTAAAGAAAGAGCAAAAAGAGCTGCCGCGGCGGCACGAAGATGGAGGGAGTACTCTAGAAAAGGTGTTGATAAGCCTCCCACATTCAAACTTCCAGAGGCAAGTTCAGGGAAGGACAGTTGA
- the LOC107462331 gene encoding uncharacterized protein LOC107462331 isoform X1, giving the protein MAAEHVLELLDTYWFQTTVLSSLSKKTDIPTSSHNHQDHVLEQLCLDPKKLLRVPTLQVRSFSDQNLLLGDASFSDDSPSLDSVLLTPQKLRPILSGKEVGEEFSMEEDKIHADEEVYNKEEASTRKKKQEGQRIRRRRLNRGKSSKSLSDLEFKELKGFMDLGFVFSEKDKDPTLVSLIPGLQRLGRSKEEDNNNGEEEEEGVDVGVGLEKQKIDETVICRPYLSEAWGVLDKRNKLVKNPLLNWRVPALENEIDMKDNLRFWAHTVASICSFVNLSAKFSREREEVLLQ; this is encoded by the exons ATGGCTGCAGAACATGTTCTTGAGTTGTTAGATACCTACTGGTTTCAAACAACAGTTCTATCAAGTTTATCCAAAAAAACAGATATTCCAACATCATCACACAACCACCAAGATCATGTTTTGGAACAACTTTGTTTGGATCCAAAAAAGCTTCTTAGAGTTCCAACACTTCAAGTGAGGTCCTTCAGTGACCAAAACTTATTATTAGGTGATGCTTCTTTCTCTGATGATTCCCCGTCACTGGATTCTGTCCTCCTCACACCACAGAAACTAAGGCCAATTCTCTCTGGCAAGGAAGTGGGTGAAGAATTTTCAATGGAGGAGGACAAAATCCATGCAGATGAAGAAGTATATAACAAAGAAGAAGCTTCTACAAGGAAGAAGAAACAAGAAGGtcaaagaataagaagaagaagactcaACAGAGGGAAAAGTAGTAAGAGCCTTTCAGACCTTGAGTTCAAGGAGCTAAAAGGGTTCATGGATTTGGGTTTTGTGTTCTCTGAAAAAGACAAGGACCCAACTTTGGTTTCTCTCATACCAGGGTTGCAAAGGCTTGGAAGATCAAAAGAAGAGGATAATAataatggagaagaagaagaagaaggtgttGATGTTGGTGTTGGATTAGAGAAGCAAAAAATTGATGAAACTGTGATATGTAGGCCTTATTTATCTGAGGCTTGGGGTGTATTAGACAAAAGGAACAAGCTTGTGAAGAATCCATTGTTGAATTGGAGGGTGCCAGCACTGGAAAATGAGATTGATATGAAGGATAATCTTAGGTTCTGGGCTCACACAGTTGCATCCATT tGCAGTTTTGTCAATTTGTCTGCAAAGTTTAGCAGAGAAAGAGAGGAGGTACTTCTGCAATGA
- the LOC107462331 gene encoding uncharacterized protein LOC107462331 isoform X2, with translation MAAEHVLELLDTYWFQTTVLSSLSKKTDIPTSSHNHQDHVLEQLCLDPKKLLRVPTLQVRSFSDQNLLLGDASFSDDSPSLDSVLLTPQKLRPILSGKEVGEEFSMEEDKIHADEEVYNKEEASTRKKKQEGQRIRRRRLNRGKSSKSLSDLEFKELKGFMDLGFVFSEKDKDPTLVSLIPGLQRLGRSKEEDNNNGEEEEEGVDVGVGLEKQKIDETVICRPYLSEAWGVLDKRNKLVKNPLLNWRVPALENEIDMKDNLRFWAHTVASIFCQFVCKV, from the exons ATGGCTGCAGAACATGTTCTTGAGTTGTTAGATACCTACTGGTTTCAAACAACAGTTCTATCAAGTTTATCCAAAAAAACAGATATTCCAACATCATCACACAACCACCAAGATCATGTTTTGGAACAACTTTGTTTGGATCCAAAAAAGCTTCTTAGAGTTCCAACACTTCAAGTGAGGTCCTTCAGTGACCAAAACTTATTATTAGGTGATGCTTCTTTCTCTGATGATTCCCCGTCACTGGATTCTGTCCTCCTCACACCACAGAAACTAAGGCCAATTCTCTCTGGCAAGGAAGTGGGTGAAGAATTTTCAATGGAGGAGGACAAAATCCATGCAGATGAAGAAGTATATAACAAAGAAGAAGCTTCTACAAGGAAGAAGAAACAAGAAGGtcaaagaataagaagaagaagactcaACAGAGGGAAAAGTAGTAAGAGCCTTTCAGACCTTGAGTTCAAGGAGCTAAAAGGGTTCATGGATTTGGGTTTTGTGTTCTCTGAAAAAGACAAGGACCCAACTTTGGTTTCTCTCATACCAGGGTTGCAAAGGCTTGGAAGATCAAAAGAAGAGGATAATAataatggagaagaagaagaagaaggtgttGATGTTGGTGTTGGATTAGAGAAGCAAAAAATTGATGAAACTGTGATATGTAGGCCTTATTTATCTGAGGCTTGGGGTGTATTAGACAAAAGGAACAAGCTTGTGAAGAATCCATTGTTGAATTGGAGGGTGCCAGCACTGGAAAATGAGATTGATATGAAGGATAATCTTAGGTTCTGGGCTCACACAGTTGCATCCATT TTTTGTCAATTTGTCTGCAAAGTTTAG